Part of the Nocardia farcinica genome, TTTCACCATCGATTTCGGCGAGGGCGCCCGATCCGCCGACGACGTGCGCAGCGGCGTGCAGGCGATCAACGCCGGACTCGGCGTCGCGGTCACCAAGAGCTGGGGCATGGTCGACAACCGCACCGTCTCGGCGGTGACCCCGGTCGACGACGCCACCTGCGACGTGCGGTTCACCGTGTGGATCGGCTGCCCGCCGGGCAAGGACCGCGACAACCCGTCGGACAAGGCGCTGATGTTCGGACAGGCGGTGATCGATCAGTTCCTCGCCGACATCCACATCTGGTCACACCAGCGCTATTCCGATCCGCCCGCGCTGGCCCGCGCCGAATACGCGGGATTCAAGGCACTGCGCACCTGGGCGCGGCAGTTCTATCCCGCCGACCGGGTGCGCTGAATGTTCGCACCGAACAACCATTCTCGACAGAAGGACGGACGACGATGACCGAGCGCACCCGACCACCGATCCGCGTCTTCCAGGTGGCCACCGGCAATGTCGGCACCGAGATGATCAAGCGCATCGGCAATCATCCCGACCTGGAGCTGATCGGCGTGCACTGCTACACACCGGAGAAGATCGGCCGCGACGTCGGCGAGCTGGCCGGACTTGCCCCGATCGGGGTGGTGGCGACCGGTTCGGTGGACGAGATCCTCGCCGCCCGGCCCGATGTGCTGACCTTCCACGGCGTCTTCCCCGACGAGGACCTCTACGTGCGGGTGCTCGAGGCCGGGATCGACGTGGTCACCACCGCCGACTGGATCACCGGCCACCACCGCGACGCCAATCACCCGCACCCCTCCGGCCGCCGGACCAGCGAGGTGATCGCCGAGGCGTGCCGGAAGGGCGGCTCGACCTTCTACGGCACCGGGATGAATCCCGGCCTGTGCCAGATCCTCGGCATCGTGCACACTTGCGACGTGGCCGACATCGAGAACGTCACCGTCATCGAGTCGGTGGACGTGTCGTGTCACCACTCGGCCGAGACCTGGCGCGCGGTGGGTTACGGCCTGCCGGTGGACGATCCGTCGATCCCCGGCTCGCTGGAGAAGTACACCAGCGTCTTCGCCGACTCCGTGCACCTGATGGCCGACTGCTTCGACCTGACCCTCGACGAGGTCACCTTCGACTACCGGCTCGGCGCGTGCACCAAGGACGTCGACCTGGGCTGGTACCACCTGCCCGAGGGCTCTCTCGGCGGCAGTTACATCCGCTACCGCGGCATGGTCGACGGGGTGGCGCGGGTGGAATCGCACCTGGAATGGCAGATGACCCCGCACACCGACCCGAAGTGGGAGATCAAGGGCTGCTACATCACCCGGATCACCGGCGACCCGAACGTGTACAGCAAGCACATGATCTTCCCCAGGGCCGGTGTCGATCTCACCGACCCGTCCTCGTTCGCGTCCATCGGCATGACCGTGACCGGCCTGCCCGCCCTCAACGCGATCCGGTCGGTCGTCGCGGCCCCGTCGGGGATACTCACCAGCGCCGATCTGCCCTTGCGCGCGTTCGCCGGACGCTTCGCGCGCTGAGAACCGCGCCGCCGCCGCGGTTCTCGTCGTCGGGTGCCGATCCGAACCGGCTGCGGGCGGGTCCGGTTCAGCTCCGGAACGGCGGCACCGGCAGGTCGTCGCCGAAGATGTCGGGCAGGTCCCGCACGCTGTCCGGGAACCGGGCGGGGCGCTTCTCCAGGAAGGCGGTGACCCCTTCGCGCGCATCGGCACTGGCGCCGCGGTGGTGCAGGCCGCGCGATTCCACGCGGTGGGCGATCATCGGGTGGTCGGCGCCGAGGCCGCGCCAGAGCATCTGCCGCGACAGCGCCACCGAGACCGGCGCCGACTGCTCGGTGACCCGCTTGGCCAGGGCATACGCCTCGTCCAGCAGCTTCTCCGGCGCGTGCAGGGCGGCGAAGAGTCCGGCGCGGTGCGCTTCGTCGGCGTCCACCAGCCGCCCGGAATACACCCAGTCCAGCGCGGTCTGCATGGGCACCAGGCGGGGCAGGAACCAGCTCGAGCAGGATTCGGGGACGATACCGCGGCGGTTGAAGACGAAGCCGATGCGCGCGGTCTCGACGGCGAGGCGGAAATCGGCCGCCAGCGTCATGGTGATGCCGACGCCGACGGCGGGCCCGTTCACCGCGGCGATGATCGGCTTGCGGGACTCGAACATCCGCAGCACCACCTCACCACCGGCGTCCCGGTAGGAGTCGGCGTCCTCGGGCGCGGCGAAGGTCTCCGCGCCCAGGGACAGATCGGCCCCCGCGCAGAACGCGCGCCCGGCGCCGGTGATCACGACGGCGCGCACCGCGTCGTCGTTGTCGCAGGTGTCGAACGCCTCGATCAGCTCACGGCTCATCGCGAGGGTGAACGCGTTGAGTTGCTCGGGACGGTGCAGGGTGATGGTGGCGATGGCGTCGGTGACGTCCAGGCGAATATCGGCCATAGCGGACAGCATGCCATCGGCGACCCGGCGCCGGCATCCCCCGTCTTCCCGCGAAACTCTTGACGCCCAGGGCTCCTCGGCGGCAGACTCCCACCGACCGGACAACGGTGTCCGGTCATCCTCGTGACACAAGGTGGCGAATGTCGGAGATCACGCGCCGGTCCCTGCTGACCGGAGCCGCGGCGGCGGGCGTGCTGCTCGCCGCCGCGCACAGCACAGGGCGGCAACCCGTGGCCGCCCGCGTCAACCAGATCCCCCTGACCAGGGAAGAACACCGCGCCGTCGTGGTCGGCTCCGGGTTCGGCGGCGGCGTGAGCGCGCTGCGGCTGGCCCAGGCCGGCGTGCCCGTGCTGCTGCTCGAGCGCGGCATGCGCTGGCCGACCGGCCCCAACGCCGAGACCTTCCCGCGCGCCTCGGCGCCGGACAAACGGCTGCTGTGGTACCGGTCCAATCCCAACCTGTTCGGCCAACCGCTGGCGTTCGAGCCCTACACCGGCCTGATCGAGGCCGTCGCCGGGGCGAACATGACCGCGCTGTGCGCCGCCGGCCTGGGCGGCGGATCGCTGGTCTACCAAGGGATGTCGCTGCAACCGGCGCGAGCGGTGTTCGAACTGCACTTCCCGGCCGAACTCGACTGGGACGTGCTGGACCGGGTGCATTTCCCGCGGGTCGCGCGGATGCTCGGCCTCGCGGTCGCCCCGGACGAACTGATCGACTCCCCCAACTATCTCGCGGCCCGGGTCTTCGCCGACCACGTCCGCAAGGCCGGCCTACCGCTGGACAAGATCCCCATGCCGATCGACTGGAACTACGCGCTGGCCGAGTTGCGCGGGGAGATGAAGCCCTCCTACACCAACGGCGACGGCGCGATGGGCGTCAACAACGGCGGCAAGAACTCCGTCGACGTCACCTACATCGCCGCCGCCGAGGCCACCGGACTGGTCCGGGTGGAAACCCTGCACCAGGTGACCGACGTCGAGCGCGCCGCCGACGGCCGCTGGACGGTCCACGTCGACCGGCTCGACACCACCGGCGCGGTGCTCGAGCAGAAGATCATCACCACCGGGGCGCTGATCATGGCCGCGGGCAGCCTCAACACCACCAAACTGCTGGTGCGAGCCGCCGCCACCGGCCGCATCCCGGACCTGCCCGACGCGCTCGGCCACGGCTGGGGCACCAACGCCGACCGCATCTACGCATGGTTCAACCCGGCGGCGAACTTCGGTCGCGCGCAGGGCGGTCCGGTGGTCTACGGCAGCAAGATCTGGGACGACCCACACCGGGCGTGCACGCTCATCCAGGCCTCCATCCCGCCACTGCAGGTGGATCCGATGAGCACCATGATGGTCGGCTACGGCGTCAGCGCCGACCGCGGGCACTTCGCCTACGACCACGCCGCCGAAGAGGCGGTGCTGCACTGGCCCGCGACCGGCGACGCCACCATCCAGAACACCCGCATCGGCCCGCTCGCGCACCGCATCGCCGGACCGGGCACGGTACTGATCGACACCAACGAGCTCTTCCCCTCCACCTGGCACGCCCTGGGCGGCGCCTGCATGGGCACGGTGTGCGACGTGTACGGACGGGTGCACGACCAGCCCGGCCTGTACGTACTCGACGGCGCGCTGATGCCCGGCAACACCGCGGCCTGCAACCCGTCCATGACGATCGCCGCGGTGGCCGAACACGCCCTCGACACCCTCGTCGCCGAGGACGTCGGCACCGTCATCTGACCGGCGAAAGGACCGGCCGCTTGACCCGTCAGGCTGTGCTCAATTCGCCTGAGCGGGGCGGCCTCCGTGGTCACGCTGCGCTACCGCCTCCGGCCGCTGACCCGTCTAGGCGGTGACTTCGCTGCGGTCGCCGCTCCAGAGGGTGTGGTACTTGCCGTCGGCGTCGATGCGTTCGTAGGTGTGGGCGCCGAAGTAGTCGCGCTGGGCCTGGGTGAGCGCGGCGGGCAGCCGCGGCGAGCGCAGCGCGTCGTAGTAGGACAGCGAGGAACCGAACGCGGGCACCGGGATACCGAGCAGGGTCGCGGTGGACACCACGCGGCGCCAGCTGTCGATACCCGCCTCGATGGCCTCGCGGAAGTACGGGTCCAGGATCAGGCTCGGCAGCTGCGGATCCTTGTCGTAGGCCTCCTTGATCCGGTTGAGGAACCGGGCGCGGATGATGCAGCCGCCACGCCAGATGGTCGCCAGGTCGCCCGGGCGCAGGTTCCAGCCGTATTCGGCGCTGCCCGCGGCGATCTGGTCGAAGCCCTGCGCGTAGGCCACCACCTTGGAGGCGTAGAGCGCGCGGCGGATGTCCTCGGTGAACTGCTCGACATCGGTGGGGCGGTCGGCGAGGGTGCCCGCGGCCAGGCCCGTGGCGGCCTTGCGCTGGGCGCGCGAACCCGACAGCGCCCTGGCGAACACCGCCTCGGCGATGCCGGTGACCGGAACCCCCAGATCCAGCGCCGACTTCACCGTCCAGCGGCCGGTGCCCTTCTGCTCGGCGGCGTCGACGATCACGTCCACCAGCGGGCGGCCGGTCTTGGCGTCGACCTGGTTCAGCACCTCGGCGGTGATCTCCACCAGGTAGCTCTCCAGGTCGCCGCTGTTCCACTGCGTGAACACCGCGGCGATCTGCCCGGCGTCGAAGCCGAGCGCGTCGCGGAACAGGTGGTAGGCCTCGCCGATCAGCTGCATGTCGGCGTACTCGATGCCGTTGTGCACCATCTTCACGAAATGACCCGAACCGTCGGGGCCGATGTGGGTGCAGCAGGGGGTGCCGTCGACCTTCGCCGCGATGGATTCCAGCAGCGGGCCGAGCGATTCATAGGACTCGGCCGGGCCGCCCGGCATGATCGCCGGGCCGTTGAGCGCGCCCTCCTCGCCGCCGGAGATGCCGGCGCCGACGAAGTTCAGCCCGCGCTCGCGCAGGGCGGCCTCGCGGCGGATGGTGTCGGTGTAGAGGGCGTTGCCGCCGTCGATGATGATGTCGCCCGGCTCCATCGCCGCGGCCAGTTCCTCGATCACCGCGTCGGTCGCCTCGCCCGCCTTGACCATGATCAGCACCCGCCGCGGCCGCTCGAGCGCCGCCACGAACTCCTCGATGGTCTCGGTGCGGACGAAGTCGCCGTCGCCGCCGTGTTCGGCCAGCAGCGCGTCGGTCTTGGCCACCGAGCGGTTGTGCAGCGCGACGGTGTAGCCGTGCCGGGCGAAATTGCGGGCGATGTTGCTGCCCATGACAGCCAGTCCGGTCACACCGATGTGTGCCCGCGCGGTAGAGGTCGGCATCGATCAGCTCTCTTCGTTCGACGGTCCGGTGGGTGCGATCAGCCCGGATGCCAAGCTACTAAACGGCGCGTCCCGCGCCGCGACACCCCCGCTCAGTCGCAGACCGCGCCGACCGAGGCCGAACCGACCAGCTTGGTGTACTTGGCGAGCACGCCGCGGGTGTAGCGCGGCGGCAGCGGTCGCCAGTCCTGTTTGCGCCGCTCGAGTTCGGCGGGCTCCACCAGCAGGTCCAGGGTGCCCGCGGCCACGTCGAGCCGGATGCGATCGCCGTCGCGGACGAACGCGATCGGACCGCCGTCCACCGCCTCGGGCGCGACGTGCCCGACACACAGTCCGGTGGTGCCACCGGAGAAGCGGCCGTCGGTGAGCAGCAGCACGTCCTTGCCCAGGCCCGCGCCCTTGATGGCGGCGGTGATGGCCAGCATCTCGCGCATGCCGGGTCCACCCTTGGGGCCCTCGTAGCGGATGACCACCACGTCGCCTGCGGTGATGGTGCCGTCCTCGAGGGCGTCCATCGCGGCGCGTTCGCGATCGAAGACCCTGGCCGTGCCGGTGAAGACGTCCTCGTCGAAACCGGCGGATTTCACCACCGCCCCGCCGGGCGCCAGCGAGCCGGACAGGATGGTGATGCCGCCGGTGGGATGGATCGGATCGTTCAGCGCCCGCACCACCTTGCCGTCCGGGTCGGGCGGGGCGATGTGGGCGAGGTTCTCCGCGACGGTGCGGCCGGTGACGGTGAGGCAGTCACCGTGCAGCAGTCCGGCGTCGAGCAGGGTCTTCATCATCACCGGCACGCCGCCGATGCGGTCGACATCGGTCATCACATGCGCGCCGAACGGCTTGACGTCGGCCAGGTGCGGCACCCGCCTGCCCACCCGCGCGAAATCGTCGAGGGTGAGCTCCACCCGTGCCTCGTGCGCGATCGCGAGCAGGTGCAGCACCGCGTTGGTCGAGCCGCCGAAGGCCATCACCACCGCTATGGCGTTCTCGAACGCCTCCTTGGTGAGGATGTCGCGGGTGGTGATGCCGCGGCGCAGCAGCTCGACCACGGCCTGACCGCTGCGGCGGGCGTACCCGTCGCGGCGGCGGTCGGTGGCGGGCGGTGCGGCGCTGCCGGGCAGCGACATGCCCAGCGCCTCGGCCGCGCTGGCCATCGTGTTGGCGGTGTACATGCCGCCGCAGGCGCCCTCGCCGGGACAGATCGCGCGTTCGATGGCGTCGACGTCGGCCCGGCTCATCAGCCCGCGCGCGCACGCTCCGACCGCCTCGAACGCGTCGATGATCGTCACCTCGCGCTCGGTGCCGTCGGAGAGCTTGGCGATGCCGGGCAGGATCGAGCCCGCGTAGAGGAACACGCTGGCCAGGTCGAGGCGGGCCGCGGCCATCAGCATGCCGGGCAGCGACTTGTCGCACCCGGCCAGCAG contains:
- a CDS encoding NAD(P)H-dependent amine dehydrogenase family protein — its product is MTERTRPPIRVFQVATGNVGTEMIKRIGNHPDLELIGVHCYTPEKIGRDVGELAGLAPIGVVATGSVDEILAARPDVLTFHGVFPDEDLYVRVLEAGIDVVTTADWITGHHRDANHPHPSGRRTSEVIAEACRKGGSTFYGTGMNPGLCQILGIVHTCDVADIENVTVIESVDVSCHHSAETWRAVGYGLPVDDPSIPGSLEKYTSVFADSVHLMADCFDLTLDEVTFDYRLGACTKDVDLGWYHLPEGSLGGSYIRYRGMVDGVARVESHLEWQMTPHTDPKWEIKGCYITRITGDPNVYSKHMIFPRAGVDLTDPSSFASIGMTVTGLPALNAIRSVVAAPSGILTSADLPLRAFAGRFAR
- a CDS encoding crotonase/enoyl-CoA hydratase family protein; this translates as MADIRLDVTDAIATITLHRPEQLNAFTLAMSRELIEAFDTCDNDDAVRAVVITGAGRAFCAGADLSLGAETFAAPEDADSYRDAGGEVVLRMFESRKPIIAAVNGPAVGVGITMTLAADFRLAVETARIGFVFNRRGIVPESCSSWFLPRLVPMQTALDWVYSGRLVDADEAHRAGLFAALHAPEKLLDEAYALAKRVTEQSAPVSVALSRQMLWRGLGADHPMIAHRVESRGLHHRGASADAREGVTAFLEKRPARFPDSVRDLPDIFGDDLPVPPFRS
- a CDS encoding GMC oxidoreductase — protein: MSEITRRSLLTGAAAAGVLLAAAHSTGRQPVAARVNQIPLTREEHRAVVVGSGFGGGVSALRLAQAGVPVLLLERGMRWPTGPNAETFPRASAPDKRLLWYRSNPNLFGQPLAFEPYTGLIEAVAGANMTALCAAGLGGGSLVYQGMSLQPARAVFELHFPAELDWDVLDRVHFPRVARMLGLAVAPDELIDSPNYLAARVFADHVRKAGLPLDKIPMPIDWNYALAELRGEMKPSYTNGDGAMGVNNGGKNSVDVTYIAAAEATGLVRVETLHQVTDVERAADGRWTVHVDRLDTTGAVLEQKIITTGALIMAAGSLNTTKLLVRAAATGRIPDLPDALGHGWGTNADRIYAWFNPAANFGRAQGGPVVYGSKIWDDPHRACTLIQASIPPLQVDPMSTMMVGYGVSADRGHFAYDHAAEEAVLHWPATGDATIQNTRIGPLAHRIAGPGTVLIDTNELFPSTWHALGGACMGTVCDVYGRVHDQPGLYVLDGALMPGNTAACNPSMTIAAVAEHALDTLVAEDVGTVI
- the gndA gene encoding NADP-dependent phosphogluconate dehydrogenase, whose product is MPTSTARAHIGVTGLAVMGSNIARNFARHGYTVALHNRSVAKTDALLAEHGGDGDFVRTETIEEFVAALERPRRVLIMVKAGEATDAVIEELAAAMEPGDIIIDGGNALYTDTIRREAALRERGLNFVGAGISGGEEGALNGPAIMPGGPAESYESLGPLLESIAAKVDGTPCCTHIGPDGSGHFVKMVHNGIEYADMQLIGEAYHLFRDALGFDAGQIAAVFTQWNSGDLESYLVEITAEVLNQVDAKTGRPLVDVIVDAAEQKGTGRWTVKSALDLGVPVTGIAEAVFARALSGSRAQRKAATGLAAGTLADRPTDVEQFTEDIRRALYASKVVAYAQGFDQIAAGSAEYGWNLRPGDLATIWRGGCIIRARFLNRIKEAYDKDPQLPSLILDPYFREAIEAGIDSWRRVVSTATLLGIPVPAFGSSLSYYDALRSPRLPAALTQAQRDYFGAHTYERIDADGKYHTLWSGDRSEVTA
- the ilvD gene encoding dihydroxy-acid dehydratase — its product is MAEQTNTPDLKPRSRDVTDGLERTAARGMLRAVGMGDDDWEKPQIGVASSWNEITPCNLSLDRLAQGCKDGVFAAGGFPMQFGTISVSDGISMGHEGMHFSLVSREVIADSVETVMQAERLDGSVLLAGCDKSLPGMLMAAARLDLASVFLYAGSILPGIAKLSDGTEREVTIIDAFEAVGACARGLMSRADVDAIERAICPGEGACGGMYTANTMASAAEALGMSLPGSAAPPATDRRRDGYARRSGQAVVELLRRGITTRDILTKEAFENAIAVVMAFGGSTNAVLHLLAIAHEARVELTLDDFARVGRRVPHLADVKPFGAHVMTDVDRIGGVPVMMKTLLDAGLLHGDCLTVTGRTVAENLAHIAPPDPDGKVVRALNDPIHPTGGITILSGSLAPGGAVVKSAGFDEDVFTGTARVFDRERAAMDALEDGTITAGDVVVIRYEGPKGGPGMREMLAITAAIKGAGLGKDVLLLTDGRFSGGTTGLCVGHVAPEAVDGGPIAFVRDGDRIRLDVAAGTLDLLVEPAELERRKQDWRPLPPRYTRGVLAKYTKLVGSASVGAVCD